A genome region from Hymenobacter chitinivorans DSM 11115 includes the following:
- a CDS encoding ELWxxDGT repeat protein, protein MKKTATLLLGLCTLLGQAASAQTLLKDIIPGANGGYPSSFAAASGGLLFAAQDPSLVFGDNQLWKTDGTSAGTTLLKAFKVNPNGEDRFVSMGGNVYFSAYEAATGWELWKSDGTAAGTVLVKDIWPGGGSAASSTPSNLVVMNNSLYFYAADGVSGRELWASDGTAGGTRLVKDIRPGSLPALTATHLDDIAVVGNTLYFNAQDGAGGNELWKSDGTAAGTVLVKDLRAGNNTGSNPHHLAACNGKVFFTADDGTVGEELFVSDGTVGGTGLIKDIAVGGNAYPSGMTALGNTLYFTAYTQTEGSELWRTDGSAAGTMLVKDLRSGTGSAFGIVGSSNPEMMPYKGSLYFAAFDGVDYRLYKTDGTAAGTVLMTPSTKYNEFDYIGAFSVVDDYLLFSAGSQYDQTVGVELWRSDGTVAGTTRFKDLNTGRGSSYPSRMVPYNGAWYFAAADDAHGAELWRYAGTSSSVAASQQQLATAWPNPVTDRLYLTKRLPQQAALTYEVRNAIGQVVAQGTMGAATSIGVSHLPAGVYFLHLQAAAGQQTVKFMKH, encoded by the coding sequence TTGAAAAAAACGGCTACCCTACTTCTGGGCCTTTGCACGCTGCTTGGCCAGGCTGCTTCGGCCCAAACCCTTCTTAAGGACATTATTCCGGGCGCCAATGGCGGCTACCCCAGCAGCTTTGCCGCCGCCTCGGGCGGGCTGCTCTTTGCCGCCCAGGACCCTTCCCTCGTTTTTGGCGACAATCAACTATGGAAAACCGACGGCACCTCCGCCGGGACGACGCTGTTGAAAGCTTTCAAGGTTAATCCAAATGGAGAAGACCGTTTCGTAAGCATGGGCGGCAATGTCTACTTTTCGGCATATGAGGCTGCCACCGGCTGGGAGCTGTGGAAAAGCGACGGTACTGCTGCCGGCACTGTGCTAGTGAAAGATATCTGGCCGGGCGGCGGCAGCGCGGCGAGTAGCACTCCCAGCAATCTGGTGGTGATGAACAACAGCCTGTATTTCTATGCCGCGGATGGCGTCAGTGGCCGGGAACTTTGGGCGTCGGATGGCACGGCGGGGGGCACGCGCCTGGTAAAGGATATCCGACCGGGCAGTCTGCCCGCGCTTACGGCTACCCACCTCGATGACATAGCCGTCGTGGGCAATACCCTGTACTTCAATGCCCAGGATGGGGCGGGCGGCAACGAGCTGTGGAAAAGCGACGGCACCGCCGCCGGTACCGTGCTGGTCAAAGACCTGCGGGCCGGTAACAATACGGGCAGCAATCCTCACCACCTGGCGGCGTGCAACGGCAAAGTCTTTTTTACGGCCGACGACGGAACTGTAGGAGAAGAGCTCTTCGTCAGTGATGGCACGGTAGGCGGGACCGGACTAATAAAAGACATTGCTGTTGGTGGGAATGCTTATCCGAGCGGTATGACGGCCTTAGGCAATACGCTGTATTTCACAGCGTACACCCAAACCGAAGGCTCGGAGCTGTGGAGAACGGATGGTTCCGCGGCCGGCACCATGCTGGTGAAAGATCTTAGGTCCGGAACGGGCAGTGCATTCGGGATTGTCGGGTCGTCTAATCCGGAAATGATGCCTTACAAGGGCAGCTTGTATTTTGCCGCCTTTGACGGAGTAGACTATCGACTCTACAAAACCGATGGTACCGCTGCGGGTACGGTGCTGATGACTCCCAGCACTAAATACAATGAGTTTGACTACATCGGAGCCTTTAGCGTGGTAGACGATTACCTTCTCTTTAGCGCCGGCAGCCAGTATGATCAGACGGTTGGCGTCGAGCTGTGGCGTAGCGACGGGACCGTAGCCGGTACGACTCGCTTTAAAGATCTGAACACGGGTCGGGGAAGCTCCTATCCCTCCCGGATGGTACCCTACAATGGCGCCTGGTACTTTGCTGCCGCCGATGACGCCCATGGTGCTGAGCTCTGGCGCTATGCTGGCACATCTAGTAGCGTGGCCGCCTCGCAGCAGCAGTTGGCCACCGCCTGGCCCAATCCCGTGACGGACCGGCTCTACCTGACGAAGCGCCTGCCGCAGCAAGCAGCCCTGACCTACGAGGTGCGCAATGCCATTGGGCAGGTAGTAGCCCAGGGCACCATGGGCGCAGCCACAAGTATTGGGGTTAGCCACTTGCCGGCCGGGGTATATTTCCTGCACTTGCAGGCGGCCGCCGGGCAGCAGACGGTAAAGTTTATGAAGCACTAA
- a CDS encoding carboxypeptidase-like regulatory domain-containing protein yields the protein MPRTATTLTIAKPCAELWQQMTPVPNGRHCAACRETVTDFTQMTDAEILRFLRHNPAVSCGRFTEEQLDRELRRAPEATPRWRTWLAAAATVLGLREVTALESRAQKVNQEVADIPRPEAAARFTPYTYTAPDELAQQEARQQQAEEMAAPGGRVILRGSVHNRWGLPLGKARVVVVDMPELKATTNALGHFYLEVPASAVAGSTKLRVSRPGHRSSWVEVASPDSHRYHVFLKSWGRRRVLAGKFR from the coding sequence ATGCCCCGCACCGCTACCACGCTCACTATTGCCAAACCCTGCGCCGAATTGTGGCAGCAGATGACGCCAGTGCCCAACGGCCGGCACTGCGCCGCCTGCCGCGAGACAGTCACCGACTTCACTCAGATGACCGATGCGGAAATCCTGCGGTTTCTGCGGCATAACCCGGCCGTATCCTGCGGGCGTTTCACGGAAGAGCAGCTCGACCGGGAACTGCGGCGGGCCCCGGAGGCTACTCCGCGCTGGCGCACCTGGCTAGCCGCGGCCGCTACCGTACTGGGCCTGCGCGAAGTTACGGCCCTGGAAAGCCGGGCTCAAAAAGTTAATCAGGAAGTAGCCGACATTCCGCGGCCCGAAGCGGCCGCCCGGTTTACCCCCTACACCTATACGGCTCCCGACGAGCTGGCCCAGCAGGAAGCCCGGCAGCAGCAGGCCGAGGAAATGGCCGCTCCCGGGGGGCGGGTAATCTTGCGCGGCTCGGTTCACAACAGGTGGGGTCTGCCCCTGGGCAAGGCCCGAGTTGTCGTAGTGGACATGCCGGAGCTTAAGGCGACGACGAATGCCCTGGGGCATTTTTACCTGGAAGTCCCGGCTTCGGCCGTTGCCGGATCAACCAAGCTCCGCGTTAGCCGCCCCGGGCACCGGAGCAGTTGGGTAGAAGTAGCCAGCCCTGATTCGCACCGCTACCACGTGTTCCTGAAAAGCTGGGGCCGGCGGCGGGTACTCGCCGGCAAGTTTCGTTAG
- a CDS encoding PKD domain-containing protein: MLPTVRRWHLRPSFGRNWPIHLAPFFDTTPCSSSESTSLVTLTVALGLTGCQSSDEEATPPPPPPTVEFSYSGSTQNFTPIDFTSKATDAATYAWQFGDGSTATLPNPSHTFRKAGTYTVTLNTTGPKGAATCSRTLTLVQADTAVLLAERYRGTYFFSKIYYRIVYSDGQQVITPLPSATLTAVRSGSELQLAGSGYILRARSFEQSAGTIHGPGHLYYSPSRRSNHLRIQYPGDSIQITNNISLGNGPTAPYQEQVYIGGRQR, translated from the coding sequence CTGCTTCCCACCGTTCGGCGGTGGCATCTCCGGCCTTCGTTCGGCCGGAACTGGCCTATTCATCTTGCTCCTTTTTTTGATACCACACCTTGCAGCTCCAGTGAAAGCACTTCTCTTGTAACCCTTACGGTAGCGCTGGGCCTGACCGGCTGCCAGTCGTCGGATGAAGAGGCAACGCCCCCGCCCCCGCCGCCCACGGTTGAGTTCAGCTACAGCGGCTCGACTCAGAACTTTACCCCCATTGACTTCACCAGTAAGGCCACGGATGCTGCCACCTATGCCTGGCAGTTTGGCGACGGCAGTACCGCTACCCTGCCTAACCCCAGCCATACGTTTCGTAAAGCCGGCACGTACACTGTTACCTTGAATACCACTGGGCCCAAGGGTGCCGCCACATGTAGCCGAACGCTCACTCTGGTTCAGGCCGATACGGCCGTGCTTTTGGCCGAACGCTATAGGGGAACCTACTTCTTCAGCAAAATATATTACCGTATCGTTTATTCGGATGGGCAACAGGTAATCACTCCTCTGCCCTCAGCAACGCTCACAGCCGTTCGCTCGGGTTCCGAACTACAGCTGGCCGGCTCTGGTTACATTTTGAGAGCCCGCTCTTTTGAGCAGTCCGCCGGCACCATTCATGGCCCTGGTCATTTATATTATTCTCCGTCCCGGCGTTCTAATCACTTAAGAATTCAGTATCCGGGCGACAGTATTCAAATCACGAACAACATCTCTTTGGGCAACGGACCTACCGCGCCTTATCAAGAGCAAGTATATATTGGGGGCCGGCAGCGGTAA
- a CDS encoding amino acid permease: MSSFSNLFRRKDIGAILQNPPADVEGHSHGGLERNLSVRDLTALGIAAVIGAGIFSTIGNASHDGGPAVSLLFVFTAIACAFSALCYAQFAATIPISGSAYTYAYASFGELTAWIIGWALIMEYAVGNIVVAISWSDYFTGLMEGIGVHIPTYLTMGTQSAYKGYHEVLDLMLAGKPLADVAPATLEAYKTWNSAPVLFGDFRLVCDLPAFLITVLITAVVYVGIKESKTASNLLVLLKLIVVAVVIAVGVFYVQPANWSPFAPNGISGVLKGVSAVFFAYIGFDAISTTAEECKNPQRDLPRAMIYALIICTVLYVIITLVLTGMVSYKELGVGDPLAFVFQKVGLPQLAGVVAVSAIFAMASVLLVFQIGQPRIWMSMSRDGLLPPIFGRVHPKFHTPSFSTIVTGFFVGVPALLLNMDLVIDLTSIGTLFAFALVCGGILILDPHGTSEARFKVPYINGQFVLPVLMVIGIALLFVYNGAAVSEMGRVVTGAGGYEAFRHYIPMLVFFGFCIYLTIASVRRRLSLLPTLGLLTNLYLMTQLGINNWLLFFGWLVLGLALYFNYGYKHSKLNASPAANS; the protein is encoded by the coding sequence ATGAGTTCTTTCTCTAATCTGTTTCGCCGCAAGGATATCGGCGCCATTCTGCAAAACCCGCCCGCCGATGTGGAAGGCCACAGCCACGGCGGCCTGGAGCGTAACCTCTCGGTGCGCGACCTGACGGCCCTGGGCATTGCCGCCGTCATCGGGGCCGGCATCTTCAGCACTATCGGCAATGCCAGCCACGACGGCGGCCCGGCCGTGTCATTGCTGTTCGTCTTCACCGCCATTGCCTGCGCCTTCTCGGCCTTGTGCTACGCTCAGTTTGCCGCCACCATCCCCATCAGCGGCTCGGCCTACACCTACGCCTACGCCTCGTTTGGCGAGCTTACGGCCTGGATTATCGGCTGGGCCCTCATCATGGAATATGCCGTGGGCAACATCGTGGTGGCCATTTCCTGGTCCGACTACTTTACCGGGCTCATGGAGGGAATCGGGGTGCACATTCCGACTTACCTCACCATGGGCACCCAGAGCGCCTACAAGGGCTACCACGAAGTGCTGGACCTGATGCTGGCCGGCAAGCCCCTGGCCGACGTGGCCCCGGCCACCCTGGAAGCCTACAAAACCTGGAACTCAGCCCCCGTGCTCTTCGGCGACTTCCGCCTCGTCTGCGACCTGCCCGCCTTCCTGATTACGGTGCTCATTACGGCCGTGGTCTACGTGGGCATCAAGGAATCCAAGACGGCCTCTAACCTGCTGGTGCTGCTCAAGCTCATCGTGGTGGCCGTCGTTATTGCCGTGGGCGTGTTCTACGTGCAGCCGGCCAACTGGAGCCCGTTTGCCCCCAACGGCATCAGCGGCGTGCTCAAGGGCGTGTCGGCCGTGTTCTTCGCCTACATCGGCTTCGACGCCATCAGCACCACCGCCGAGGAGTGCAAAAACCCCCAGCGCGACTTGCCCCGGGCCATGATTTACGCCCTCATTATCTGCACCGTGCTCTACGTCATTATCACGCTGGTGCTTACCGGCATGGTCTCGTACAAGGAGCTGGGCGTGGGCGACCCGCTGGCCTTTGTGTTCCAGAAAGTAGGCCTGCCCCAGCTGGCGGGCGTGGTGGCCGTGAGTGCCATTTTCGCCATGGCCTCGGTGCTGCTCGTGTTCCAGATCGGCCAGCCCCGCATCTGGATGTCGATGAGCCGCGACGGGCTGCTGCCTCCCATCTTCGGCCGGGTGCACCCCAAGTTTCACACGCCTTCGTTCAGCACCATCGTCACGGGCTTCTTCGTGGGCGTACCGGCCTTGCTGCTCAACATGGACCTGGTCATTGACCTGACCTCCATCGGGACGCTGTTTGCCTTTGCCCTGGTGTGCGGCGGCATCCTGATTCTGGACCCCCACGGCACCTCCGAGGCCCGCTTCAAGGTGCCCTACATCAACGGCCAGTTTGTGCTGCCCGTGCTGATGGTCATCGGTATTGCGCTGCTGTTCGTCTACAACGGCGCGGCCGTCAGTGAAATGGGCCGGGTCGTGACCGGGGCCGGGGGCTACGAGGCCTTCCGCCACTACATCCCGATGCTGGTGTTCTTCGGCTTCTGCATCTACCTGACCATTGCCTCGGTGCGCCGCCGCCTTTCGCTGCTGCCCACGCTGGGCTTGCTCACCAACCTCTACCTGATGACCCAGCTGGGCATCAACAACTGGCTGCTGTTCTTCGGCTGGCTGGTACTCGGTTTGGCTTTGTACTTCAACTACGGCTACAAGCACAGCAAGCTGAACGCCAGCCCTGCGGCCAACAGCTAG
- a CDS encoding DUF3320 domain-containing protein has protein sequence MSTEPLPAPASLLSRLHASREELLDLGLRNPLLNFRPSPARGVLVVQEESAAVYEGLVRQGKTMYFLAAPEAKSTTGKPGQTEQVEPPEEPAAATTAPAAETADNQAPTLAEAERQRLLTDNKLQTAEPLEKLEKRLLNTYYTARTSLEEQGVNILYLALGQLTWYEADSSPEARQAPLLLVPVLLERGTAAERFKLRHTGAEVEGNLSLQAKLRTSFGLGLPLPEAEDELRVAEYFAAVAQAVAGVPRWQVQPDAIALGFFSFGKFLLYRDLDPSTWPAAGGLLEHPAIAALLGPDTGFQDAAPTLDDSAFLDTESQAHALHQVLDADSSQLLALLAVQEGRNLVIQGPPGTGKSQTIANLLAEAIGAGKKVLFVAEKMAALEVVQRRLENLGLGAACLELHSHKANKKALLDELRHTLSLGRPAAAPDLADQMAQLPRYRTALNDYALAVNAPIGRSRRTAQQVVGELLRLREESGAVELPRLAFARLPEWTDADATQAETQARRVQAVLQKIGRPKNLLFWGSELFVLLPADQQALTRQLREAAAAVADLQAAAQTLAQRLGLPAPAARAAAEALLPAARHAQLAPPLPGVAVADASWVQRATQLNEVLGAGARYTALHQQHDAALLPEAWNQELLVERAALLSYGDKWWNFLSSDFRQAKKRLQSLWRGPLPTEPVAVLPVLDAIHEARRHAQMVQEAGSWAEPLFGSAWQNLRSDWPALRKAADYLTQTHQRIAQRQLPAELLQYLAQAPNPATVAAPLAALETALAQHRAALQAVAQALQLNEARRFGPEGRLEFQPFAAQHATLSAWLADVPALRLTTEWNNVAAAVTADNLPELLTLAETWEPAAQHLAAAVRQTWLEFLQKQAYSQFPALRQFERASHEQTAAHFREADEDSLYHNRVRAMQQHFSQLPNAQASGQMLLLRNEFAKKTRHLPLRKLMQQAGRAIQAIKPVFMMSPLSVASYLPPGAAEFDLVVFDEASQVKPVDALGAIARGRQLVVVGDSKQLPPTSFFDSLTGAGEEADEENVTADIQSILELCKARQMPERMLRWHYRSQHESLIAPSNHLFYDDKLVSFPSPGGQGPLGLVYHHLPDTHYERGTTRTNPLEAAAVAQAVLHHARTTPTLTLGVVAFSQVQRQAIEDALEKLRRQQPETEDFFNRHAHEPFFVKNLENVQGDERDVILISLGYGRTREGYLSMSFGPLNGEGGERRLNVLITRAKQRCEVFTNLAADDLDLTRTTAKGVAALKTFLNFAQHRVLNHNQESGRAPESPFEEAVYRALTARGYTVRPQVGSQGFYIDLAIVDPDQPGRYVLGIECDGAMYHAARSARDRDRLRQQVLENVGWQLHRIWSTDWFRDPAGETERTVQAIENARRGTASKEVEAEEPAEIEALLGITREDAPAGPAPLAEPYQLTQLPAAARQLEVHQHPMARLAGWVAQIVAIESPVHLDEVTRRIALATGATQVGARIRKSVAAAVRLAVNLRHIRLEGDFLWTPTMTAATVPLRDRSALPAVSRKPGFVAPEELARAVQTIVQHSFALERPAVVLPVARLLGFARPGEEMRQLIDAAVQQLLEAGAVLESNGVLQPVG, from the coding sequence ATGTCAACTGAACCCCTCCCCGCCCCGGCCAGCCTGCTTTCCCGCCTCCACGCCTCCCGCGAAGAGCTGCTGGATCTGGGCCTGCGCAACCCGCTGCTCAACTTCCGGCCCTCCCCGGCCCGGGGTGTACTAGTGGTGCAGGAAGAGTCGGCGGCGGTGTACGAAGGACTGGTGCGCCAGGGCAAAACCATGTACTTTCTAGCCGCGCCCGAGGCAAAGTCTACAACGGGCAAGCCAGGGCAAACCGAACAAGTAGAGCCCCCGGAAGAACCAGCCGCAGCCACTACGGCCCCAGCCGCAGAAACTGCCGACAACCAAGCGCCGACGCTAGCCGAAGCCGAGCGCCAGCGCCTGCTCACCGATAATAAGCTGCAAACCGCCGAGCCGCTGGAGAAGCTCGAAAAGCGCCTGCTCAACACCTACTACACGGCCCGCACCAGCCTGGAAGAACAGGGCGTTAATATTCTGTATCTGGCGTTGGGCCAACTGACGTGGTACGAGGCCGACAGCAGCCCGGAAGCGCGGCAGGCCCCGCTGCTGCTGGTGCCGGTACTGTTGGAGCGGGGCACGGCCGCCGAGCGGTTTAAGCTGCGCCACACCGGGGCCGAAGTGGAGGGCAACCTGAGTTTGCAAGCCAAGCTGCGCACCAGCTTCGGGCTGGGTCTGCCCCTGCCCGAGGCCGAGGATGAGCTGCGCGTAGCCGAGTATTTCGCGGCCGTAGCCCAGGCTGTGGCCGGGGTGCCGCGCTGGCAGGTGCAGCCCGACGCCATAGCCCTGGGCTTCTTTTCCTTCGGCAAGTTCCTGCTCTACCGCGACCTGGACCCCAGCACCTGGCCCGCCGCGGGCGGCCTGCTGGAGCACCCCGCCATTGCCGCCCTGCTCGGCCCCGACACCGGCTTCCAGGATGCCGCGCCCACCCTCGACGACTCGGCTTTTCTGGACACCGAAAGCCAAGCCCACGCGCTGCACCAGGTGCTGGATGCCGACTCCTCGCAGCTGCTGGCGCTGCTGGCCGTGCAGGAAGGCCGCAACCTGGTGATTCAGGGTCCGCCCGGCACGGGCAAGTCCCAGACCATTGCCAACCTGCTGGCCGAGGCCATTGGGGCGGGCAAAAAGGTGCTGTTTGTGGCCGAGAAAATGGCGGCCCTGGAAGTGGTGCAGCGCCGCCTCGAAAACCTGGGTCTGGGCGCGGCCTGCCTGGAGCTGCACAGCCACAAAGCCAACAAGAAAGCTCTGCTCGACGAGCTGCGCCACACGCTCAGCCTGGGCCGCCCGGCCGCCGCCCCCGACCTGGCCGACCAGATGGCCCAGCTGCCCCGCTACCGCACCGCTCTGAACGACTACGCTCTGGCCGTCAATGCCCCCATTGGCCGTAGCCGCCGCACCGCCCAGCAAGTGGTGGGCGAGTTGCTGCGCCTGCGGGAAGAGTCGGGGGCGGTAGAGCTGCCCCGCCTGGCTTTTGCCCGCTTGCCCGAGTGGACCGATGCCGATGCTACCCAGGCCGAAACCCAGGCGCGACGCGTGCAGGCCGTTTTGCAGAAGATTGGCCGACCCAAAAACCTGCTCTTCTGGGGGAGTGAGCTGTTCGTCCTGCTGCCCGCCGACCAGCAGGCCCTGACGCGGCAGCTGCGGGAAGCCGCGGCGGCCGTAGCCGATTTGCAGGCGGCGGCTCAAACCCTGGCGCAGCGCCTGGGCCTGCCGGCTCCCGCCGCCCGCGCCGCGGCCGAAGCCCTGCTGCCCGCCGCCCGCCACGCCCAGCTGGCCCCGCCGCTGCCCGGAGTAGCCGTGGCCGACGCCAGCTGGGTGCAGCGTGCCACGCAACTCAACGAAGTGCTGGGGGCCGGGGCCCGCTATACGGCCTTGCACCAGCAGCACGACGCGGCCCTGCTGCCCGAGGCCTGGAACCAGGAGCTGCTGGTGGAGCGGGCCGCCCTGCTGAGCTACGGCGACAAATGGTGGAACTTCCTCAGCTCTGACTTTCGGCAGGCCAAAAAGCGCCTGCAAAGCCTGTGGCGCGGCCCCTTGCCCACCGAGCCGGTGGCCGTGCTGCCCGTGCTGGATGCCATTCACGAAGCCCGCCGCCACGCCCAAATGGTGCAGGAGGCGGGTTCCTGGGCGGAACCGTTGTTTGGGTCCGCCTGGCAAAATCTGCGCTCCGACTGGCCCGCGTTGCGCAAAGCCGCCGACTACCTGACCCAGACGCACCAGCGCATTGCCCAGCGCCAACTGCCCGCCGAGCTGCTGCAGTATTTGGCCCAGGCCCCTAATCCGGCGACGGTTGCGGCTCCACTAGCGGCGCTGGAAACGGCTCTGGCTCAGCACCGGGCGGCTCTGCAGGCCGTGGCTCAGGCCTTGCAGCTCAACGAAGCCCGCCGCTTTGGTCCCGAGGGCCGGCTGGAGTTTCAGCCTTTTGCCGCCCAGCACGCCACGCTCAGCGCTTGGCTCGCCGACGTGCCCGCCCTGCGCCTGACCACCGAATGGAACAACGTGGCCGCGGCCGTAACAGCCGACAACCTGCCCGAGCTGCTGACGCTGGCCGAAACCTGGGAGCCGGCCGCCCAGCACCTGGCCGCGGCCGTGCGCCAGACCTGGCTGGAGTTTTTGCAGAAGCAGGCCTACAGTCAATTTCCGGCGTTGCGGCAGTTTGAGCGGGCTAGCCACGAGCAAACCGCCGCCCATTTCCGCGAGGCCGACGAAGACTCGCTCTATCACAACCGGGTGCGGGCCATGCAGCAGCATTTCAGCCAGTTGCCCAACGCCCAGGCCAGCGGGCAGATGCTGCTGCTGCGCAACGAGTTTGCCAAGAAAACCCGCCACTTGCCCCTGCGCAAGCTCATGCAGCAGGCCGGCCGTGCCATCCAGGCCATCAAGCCGGTGTTTATGATGTCGCCGCTGTCGGTGGCCAGCTACCTGCCCCCGGGTGCCGCCGAATTCGACCTGGTCGTCTTCGACGAAGCCTCACAGGTGAAGCCCGTCGATGCCCTGGGCGCCATTGCCCGCGGCCGGCAGCTGGTGGTGGTCGGCGACTCGAAGCAGCTGCCGCCCACTTCCTTCTTCGATTCCCTGACCGGGGCGGGGGAGGAGGCCGACGAGGAAAACGTGACGGCCGACATCCAAAGCATTCTGGAGCTGTGCAAAGCCCGGCAAATGCCCGAGCGGATGCTGCGCTGGCACTACCGCAGCCAGCACGAATCGTTGATTGCGCCGTCCAATCACCTGTTTTACGACGACAAGCTGGTCAGCTTTCCCAGTCCGGGCGGGCAGGGGCCGCTGGGCTTGGTTTACCATCATTTGCCCGATACGCACTATGAGCGGGGTACTACCCGCACCAACCCGCTGGAAGCTGCCGCCGTGGCCCAGGCCGTGCTGCACCACGCCCGCACCACGCCCACGCTCACCCTGGGCGTGGTGGCCTTCAGCCAGGTCCAGCGTCAGGCCATTGAGGATGCCCTGGAAAAGCTGCGCCGCCAGCAGCCTGAGACGGAAGACTTTTTCAACCGCCATGCCCACGAGCCTTTCTTCGTGAAGAACCTCGAAAACGTGCAGGGCGACGAGCGGGACGTGATTCTGATCAGCCTCGGCTACGGCCGCACCCGGGAAGGCTACCTGAGCATGAGCTTCGGGCCCCTGAACGGCGAGGGTGGGGAGCGGCGCCTCAACGTGCTCATCACCCGGGCCAAGCAACGTTGCGAAGTCTTCACCAACCTCGCGGCCGACGACCTGGACCTGACTCGCACCACGGCCAAAGGCGTAGCGGCGCTCAAGACCTTTCTCAACTTTGCCCAGCACAGGGTGCTCAACCATAACCAGGAAAGCGGCCGGGCCCCGGAGTCGCCATTCGAGGAGGCCGTGTACCGCGCCCTCACGGCCCGGGGCTACACCGTGCGTCCCCAGGTCGGCTCCCAGGGGTTTTATATTGATCTGGCCATCGTTGACCCCGACCAGCCCGGCCGCTACGTGCTGGGTATCGAGTGCGACGGGGCCATGTACCACGCGGCCCGCTCGGCGCGCGACCGGGACCGGCTGCGCCAGCAGGTACTCGAAAACGTGGGCTGGCAGCTGCACCGCATTTGGAGCACCGACTGGTTTCGGGACCCGGCCGGCGAAACCGAGCGGACGGTGCAGGCCATTGAAAACGCCCGTCGTGGGACTGCTTCAAAGGAAGTAGAAGCGGAAGAACCCGCCGAAATCGAAGCACTGTTGGGAATAACCCGGGAAGACGCTCCTGCCGGCCCCGCGCCCCTGGCCGAGCCGTATCAGCTGACCCAGCTGCCCGCCGCCGCCCGGCAACTCGAAGTGCACCAGCACCCCATGGCCCGCCTGGCCGGCTGGGTGGCCCAGATTGTGGCCATCGAAAGCCCGGTTCACCTGGATGAGGTAACGCGCCGCATTGCCCTGGCCACCGGCGCCACCCAGGTCGGCGCCCGGATCCGCAAAAGCGTGGCGGCGGCCGTGCGGCTGGCCGTGAATCTGCGCCACATCCGGCTGGAAGGCGACTTCCTCTGGACCCCGACGATGACGGCGGCTACCGTGCCACTGCGGGACCGGAGCGCCCTGCCTGCCGTGTCGCGCAAGCCGGGCTTCGTGGCGCCCGAAGAGCTGGCCCGGGCCGTTCAAACTATTGTGCAGCACAGTTTTGCCCTGGAACGGCCGGCCGTGGTGCTGCCCGTGGCCCGGCTGCTAGGCTTTGCCCGCCCCGGTGAGGAAATGCGCCAGCTCATCGACGCGGCCGTGCAGCAGCTGCTGGAAGCCGGGGCCGTGCTGGAATCCAACGGGGTGCTGCAGCCCGTCGGCTAG
- a CDS encoding lipid A deacylase LpxR family protein has product MKPVFHFVYTGLLFLPLLLGLPAAAQSPAADSVSTDRLLFYTFANDAFFRTDYYFTQGMTLNVVLPVLRKSPVNRILLPARAGQVQHYGVKLFYDGFTPLRIQDDTIRRGDRPYASYIYATLYRTATNPAAKRRLTSGLNIGFIGPAAGAKGFQTKVHELIDAPTPRGWNYQIRNDLVLGYEAALEQQLLAAGNAVELIGQGQASLGTLNTFAGAGLLLRVGKMNPYFQNLGLASRANRVGLQRLQLYATGQAEARVVGYNATMQGGLFNRTSPYTLAAADIKRVVAQGTASVVAAYGGVSLRTSAVWITPEFKGSRHHAWVQFGLGVAL; this is encoded by the coding sequence ATGAAGCCTGTTTTTCACTTTGTTTATACCGGGCTTCTGTTTCTGCCGCTGCTGCTCGGCCTGCCTGCCGCGGCCCAGTCTCCCGCCGCCGACAGCGTCAGCACCGACCGGCTGCTGTTCTACACCTTCGCCAACGACGCCTTTTTCCGCACCGATTACTACTTCACCCAGGGCATGACCCTGAACGTGGTGCTGCCGGTGTTGCGCAAGTCGCCGGTCAACCGAATCCTGTTGCCCGCCCGCGCGGGGCAGGTGCAGCACTACGGCGTAAAGCTGTTCTACGACGGCTTCACGCCCCTGCGCATCCAGGACGATACCATCCGGCGCGGCGACCGGCCCTACGCATCCTACATCTACGCCACGCTCTACCGCACCGCCACCAACCCCGCCGCGAAGCGCCGCCTGACTTCGGGGCTCAACATCGGCTTCATCGGTCCGGCGGCCGGGGCCAAGGGCTTCCAGACCAAAGTCCACGAGCTGATTGATGCGCCCACGCCCCGGGGCTGGAACTACCAGATCCGCAACGACCTGGTATTAGGCTACGAAGCAGCACTGGAACAGCAGCTGCTGGCCGCGGGCAACGCCGTAGAGCTAATCGGGCAGGGGCAAGCCTCTCTGGGCACGCTCAACACGTTTGCCGGGGCCGGCCTGCTGCTGCGCGTGGGTAAAATGAATCCTTACTTTCAGAACCTGGGCCTGGCCTCACGGGCCAACCGGGTGGGGCTGCAACGGCTGCAGCTGTACGCCACCGGGCAGGCAGAGGCCCGGGTAGTGGGCTACAATGCCACGATGCAGGGTGGCCTGTTCAACCGCACCAGCCCCTACACCCTGGCCGCTGCCGATATCAAACGGGTGGTGGCCCAGGGTACGGCCAGTGTGGTGGCCGCCTACGGCGGCGTGAGCCTGCGCACTTCCGCCGTCTGGATTACGCCCGAGTTCAAAGGCAGCCGCCACCACGCCTGGGTGCAGTTTGGGCTGGGCGTGGCGTTGTAA